One window of the Trifolium pratense cultivar HEN17-A07 linkage group LG2, ARS_RC_1.1, whole genome shotgun sequence genome contains the following:
- the LOC123910920 gene encoding uncharacterized protein LOC123910920 — MNCYSLQQNAFAACEEMRGSVTITDQKETLICPKPRRVGVLSNVPVRQLRFHFNQQAEGSDSKAGAELLDLIFEKDRHGDEFANHVASSPPYFGVSPPVRAANPLVHDAHFGDEIITTSPSSGLLSPNSTSRKGGCVRMSFGLKPAAVRVEGFDCLNRDRQNSSVPAVA; from the exons ATGAACTGTTATAGTCTTCAGCAGAACGCCTTTGCAGCTTGTGAAGAGATGAGAGGCTCAGTTACCATTACTGATCAGAAGGAGACTCTCATTTGTCCTAAGCCACGTCGAGTTGGTGTCTTGTCGAACGTGCCTGTGCGGCAATTAAGATTTCATTTCAA TCAACAAGCTGAGGGTTCTGATTCAAAAGCTGGGGCTGAGCTACTCGACTTGATTTTCGAGAAG GATCGTCACGGTGACGAGTTTGCTAATCATGTAGCCTCATCTCCACCATATTTTGGCGTGTCACCACCGGTCCGGGCTGCAAATCCCTTGGTCCATGATGCTCATTTCGGAGATGAGATAATAACAACATCACCATCATCTGGTTTGCTATCTCCAAATTCCACATCCCGCAAAGGCGGATGCGTTAGGATGAGTTTTGGACTTAAACCGGCTGCGGTTAGAGTAGAAGGATTTGATTGCCTCAATAGGGATCGCCAGAATTCCAGCGTCCCTGCTGTCGCTTAA
- the LOC123910922 gene encoding ribulose bisphosphate carboxylase small subunit, chloroplastic-like, translated as MALISSAAVTTVNRSPVQASLGSTFTGLKSSAGFPVTKKSNDITSITSNGSRVHCMQVWPPVGKKKFETLSYLPPLTEEQLLKEVEYLIRKGWVPCVEFELEKGFVYREHNKSPGYYDGRYWTMWKLPLFGTTDASQVLKEVNEAKSVYPESFIRIIGFDNVRQVQCISFIAHTPKDY; from the exons atggcTTTGATTTCCTCCGCCGCAGTCACCACCGTTAACCGGTCTCCGGTACAAGCCAGCTTGGGCAGTACTTTCACCGGTCTCAAATCCTCAGCTGGATTCCCAGTCACCAAGAAGAGCAATGACATTACCTCCATCACAAGCAATGGTTCAAGAGTTCACTGCATGCAG GTGTGGCCACCAGTTGGCAAGAAGAAGTTTGAGACCCTTTCATACCTTCCACCACTCACAGAGGAGCAATTGCTTAAGGAAGTAGAGTACCTTATTAGGAAGGGATGGGTTCCATGTGTTGAATTTGAGTTGGAG aaaGGATTTGTCTACCGTGAGCACAACAAGTCACCAGGATACTATGATGGACGTTACTGGACAATGTGGAAGTTGCCATTGTTTGGAACAACTGATGCATCTCAAGTGTTGAAGGAAGTTAATGAAGCTAAAAGTGTTTACCCAGAGTCATTCATCCGTATCATTGGATTCGACAATGTTCGTCAAGTTCAGTGCATTAGTTTCATTGCACACACACCCAAAGACTACTAA
- the LOC123910921 gene encoding ribulose bisphosphate carboxylase small subunit, chloroplastic, which yields MALISSAAVTTVNRSPVQASLGSTFTGLKSSAGFPVTKKSNDITSITSNGSRVHCMQVWPPVGKKKFETLSYLPPLTEEQLLKEVEYLIRKGWVPCVEFELEKGFVYREHNNSPGYYDGRYWTMWKLPLFGTTDASQVLKEVNEAKSVYPESFIRIIGFDNVRQVQCISFIAHTPKVY from the exons atggcTTTGATTTCCTCCGCCGCAGTCACCACCGTTAACCGGTCTCCGGTACAAGCCAGCTTGGGCAGTACTTTCACCGGTCTCAAATCCTCAGCTGGATTCCCAGTCACCAAGAAGAGCAATGACATTACCTCCATCACAAGCAACGGTTCAAGAGTTCACTGCATGCAG GTGTGGCCACCAGTTGGCAAGAAGAAGTTTGAGACCCTTTCATACCTTCCACCACTCACAGAGGAGCAATTGCTTAAGGAAGTAGAGTACCTTATTAGGAAGGGATGGGTTCCATGTGTTGAATTTGAGTTGGAG AAAGGATTTGTCTACCGTGAGCACAACAATTCACCAGGATACTATGATGGACGTTACTGGACAATGTGGAAGTTGCCATTGTTTGGAACAACTGATGCATCTCAAGTGTTGAAGGAAGTTAATGAAGCTAAAAGTGTTTACCCAGAGTCATTCATCCGTATCATTGGATTCGACAATGTTCGTCAAGTCCAGTGCATTAGTTTCATTGCACACACACCCAAAGTCTACTAA